The following coding sequences lie in one Paenibacillus durus ATCC 35681 genomic window:
- a CDS encoding NUDIX domain-containing protein, with translation MPMSEYYQNLRNKVGKDLLFMPSVAAIIRNDLNEILFIRKKGESIWGLPAGAIEIGEAPAEAVIREVCEETGLIVVPDKIAGVFGGNKYRYEYSNGHKVEYLAIVFECRITEGLRGETDGEVAEFQFYKEDQIPEIAIPYPSEIFTRQKSEAAMFDFRK, from the coding sequence ATGCCAATGTCGGAATATTATCAAAACCTGAGGAATAAAGTGGGCAAGGATTTACTGTTCATGCCTTCGGTCGCAGCAATTATTAGAAATGATCTTAATGAAATCTTATTTATACGCAAAAAGGGCGAAAGCATTTGGGGACTGCCTGCCGGTGCAATCGAAATAGGCGAAGCGCCTGCTGAAGCGGTAATCAGGGAAGTGTGTGAGGAAACAGGACTCATTGTTGTTCCTGACAAGATTGCTGGAGTTTTCGGAGGAAACAAGTATAGGTACGAATATAGTAATGGCCATAAAGTTGAATATCTGGCTATTGTCTTTGAGTGTCGTATAACAGAGGGGCTTCGCGGCGAGACCGATGGGGAAGTTGCGGAATTTCAATTTTATAAAGAGGATCAGATTCCTGAAATCGCAATCCCTTATCCAAGTGAGATATTTACTCGGCAAAAGAGTGAGGCAGCGATGTTTGATTTTAGAAAATGA
- a CDS encoding YdcF family protein has product MIYVIKFIYSFVLPPGIFVVLLALLALWLLWKKQRGPAVVLLSVTLLLYLTSVPLIANPLMRSLESRYAQPELEQFQGDCLVVLGGGATTGTPDIDGEGSLGGSAANRLVTAVRLHRLTGLPVLFSGGQVFADSGNEGDIARRQLIGLGVDERSILIENRSLNTEQNAEFTAALMKEHGLSRPVLVTSAFHMPRAVTEFRRTGMEVQPYPTDYHISGGATTAWYAGMLAPSPGSIGTVGTALKEYLGLLAAVIKEKI; this is encoded by the coding sequence TTGATTTATGTAATCAAATTTATCTACAGCTTTGTGCTGCCTCCGGGAATATTTGTTGTGCTGCTGGCGCTGCTGGCATTATGGTTGTTATGGAAAAAACAGCGCGGCCCGGCAGTGGTCCTGCTCTCCGTAACGCTGCTGCTGTATTTGACGTCGGTGCCGCTGATCGCGAACCCGCTGATGCGTAGTCTGGAATCGCGGTATGCCCAGCCGGAGCTGGAGCAGTTTCAGGGCGATTGTCTGGTGGTGCTCGGAGGCGGAGCAACGACAGGAACGCCCGACATTGATGGCGAAGGCAGCTTGGGCGGATCGGCGGCCAATCGGCTGGTTACTGCGGTTCGGCTGCATCGCCTGACGGGATTGCCGGTGCTGTTCAGCGGCGGGCAGGTTTTTGCCGATAGCGGCAACGAAGGCGATATCGCCCGCAGGCAGCTGATCGGACTGGGAGTGGATGAACGGAGTATTCTTATCGAGAACCGTTCGCTGAACACGGAGCAGAATGCCGAATTTACGGCTGCGCTCATGAAGGAGCACGGGCTGAGCCGCCCGGTGCTGGTCACTTCGGCATTTCATATGCCGCGGGCAGTTACGGAGTTCCGGCGAACCGGTATGGAGGTTCAGCCGTATCCGACCGATTACCATATAAGCGGCGGCGCCACAACGGCTTGGTATGCGGGCATGCTGGCGCCTAGCCCTGGTTCAATTGGAACGGTTGGAACGGCGCTGAAGGAATATCTCGGATTATTGGCTGCTGTGATCAAAGAAAAAATATAA
- a CDS encoding low molecular weight protein tyrosine phosphatase family protein, with protein sequence MQILFICSRNKWRSLTAEKLFDGRGGHEIRSAGTEENARIKVTAGHIGWADLIFVMEKKHLRRLSAKFQAEIAYKRVICLDIADDYRFMDSDLIDILESRVGDYVEF encoded by the coding sequence ATTCAAATTCTTTTTATATGCAGTCGGAACAAATGGAGAAGCCTGACGGCGGAGAAGTTATTTGATGGACGCGGCGGTCATGAAATCAGATCGGCGGGGACGGAAGAGAACGCGAGGATAAAGGTAACCGCAGGACATATCGGCTGGGCGGATCTTATTTTTGTCATGGAAAAAAAGCATCTCCGAAGACTGAGCGCCAAGTTTCAAGCCGAAATCGCGTATAAACGGGTCATTTGTCTGGATATCGCGGACGACTACAGATTCATGGACAGCGATTTGATAGATATTTTGGAGTCAAGAGTGGGAGATTATGTGGAGTTTTAA
- a CDS encoding DUF4177 domain-containing protein has protein sequence MNRWEYRTVKYKTGGFLGGKLDEEDFENLLNSYGNDGWELVSCFDTSISQGQTRDVVAIFKRPV, from the coding sequence ATGAATCGTTGGGAATATCGGACGGTAAAATACAAGACGGGCGGCTTTCTGGGTGGCAAGCTGGATGAGGAGGACTTTGAGAATCTGTTGAACAGCTATGGAAATGACGGCTGGGAGCTTGTTTCCTGCTTTGATACCAGCATCAGTCAGGGTCAGACCCGGGATGTTGTGGCCATTTTCAAAAGACCGGTATGA
- a CDS encoding GNAT family N-acetyltransferase has protein sequence MEGNWKLELEPIEDSDVAALTEIMTRSFDNDALVSLGEEKGGPEGYDTEEFIRRWALESPSESFKVLLDERIVGAVIIFIHENNENFLGNLFVDPALQSHGVGLSIWEAIERKYPDTKKWTTETPGFSRRNHHFYVNKCGFKIVRIENAWDAKEASYVLEKEMSPRY, from the coding sequence ATGGAGGGGAATTGGAAGTTAGAGCTTGAACCGATTGAGGATAGCGATGTTGCAGCGTTGACGGAGATCATGACCCGGTCTTTTGATAATGACGCTTTGGTTTCGCTCGGTGAAGAAAAAGGCGGTCCGGAAGGCTATGACACAGAAGAATTTATAAGACGTTGGGCGCTGGAATCGCCTTCCGAATCTTTTAAAGTGCTGCTGGATGAGAGAATAGTGGGCGCTGTCATTATCTTCATTCATGAGAATAACGAAAATTTCCTGGGCAATTTATTTGTGGACCCGGCTTTGCAAAGTCATGGCGTCGGCTTGAGCATTTGGGAAGCAATAGAGAGGAAATACCCGGACACGAAAAAGTGGACAACGGAAACTCCAGGCTTTTCAAGGCGTAATCATCATTTTTATGTTAATAAATGCGGATTTAAAATCGTCCGAATCGAGAACGCCTGGGATGCCAAGGAAGCAAGTTATGTTTTGGAGAAGGAAATGAGCCCCAGATATTAA
- a CDS encoding VOC family protein — MGMENQKISTFLMFSGQAEEAMNFYISLFEQSEILHIQRYGPGEAGAEGSVVHAIFSLNGQQFMCIDSNTPHDFTFTPAISLYVNCETEEEIDNLFGKLSEGGQVLMPLDKYPFSDKFAWVGDKFGVTWQLNLLGKQQ; from the coding sequence ATAGGTATGGAAAATCAAAAGATTTCGACGTTTCTAATGTTTTCCGGACAAGCCGAGGAAGCCATGAACTTCTACATTTCTTTGTTCGAGCAGTCGGAAATTCTGCATATTCAGCGCTACGGACCTGGCGAGGCAGGAGCGGAAGGAAGCGTGGTGCACGCCATCTTCTCCCTGAATGGCCAGCAGTTTATGTGCATTGACAGCAATACGCCGCATGACTTTACTTTTACACCCGCCATTTCACTCTATGTCAATTGCGAGACCGAGGAAGAGATCGATAATCTGTTTGGAAAGCTGTCCGAGGGGGGCCAGGTGCTTATGCCTCTGGATAAATATCCTTTCAGCGATAAATTCGCCTGGGTCGGCGATAAATTCGGGGTGACTTGGCAACTGAATCTGCTGGGGAAACAGCAATAG
- a CDS encoding S66 peptidase family protein — MQADKLKQGDEIRVIAPSRSLSLIRVEQRELAKKKLEQLGYRVTFSKYSMDSDEFDSSSVEARIEDLHDAFRDPKVKGILTAIGGFNSNQLLPYIDYSLIKSNPKRLCGYSDITAISSAIYSQTGLITYSGPHFSTFGMLQGNEYTVDCFNRLMTGHESIQIRPSDYWSDDAWYADQERRTFFPNEGPYIINEGDTSGVIIGGNLCTLNLLQGTMFMPDLAGAILFVEDDYESSPATFDRDLQSLIHQADFNKVKGLVIGRFQQASQMTRDLLTKIIKTKKELVSIPVIADVDFGHTTPMLTFPIGGQAKLKADEGRIDLIISESIR; from the coding sequence ATGCAAGCAGATAAATTAAAACAAGGCGATGAGATACGGGTTATTGCACCATCTAGAAGCCTCAGTCTGATCCGGGTGGAGCAGAGGGAATTGGCAAAAAAGAAATTAGAGCAGTTGGGTTATCGGGTTACGTTCTCCAAATACTCCATGGACAGCGATGAATTCGATTCTTCCTCTGTAGAAGCAAGAATTGAAGATTTGCATGACGCATTTAGAGATCCGAAAGTAAAAGGGATTCTGACGGCTATCGGCGGCTTCAATAGTAACCAACTGCTTCCATACATAGATTATTCTCTGATAAAGTCCAATCCCAAGCGTCTATGCGGGTATTCGGATATTACAGCGATAAGCAGCGCGATTTACAGCCAGACCGGCTTGATCACCTATTCTGGACCGCATTTCTCTACATTTGGCATGCTACAGGGGAATGAGTACACGGTTGACTGTTTCAACCGACTTATGACCGGACATGAATCCATTCAGATCAGGCCCTCCGATTATTGGAGTGATGATGCTTGGTATGCGGATCAGGAGAGACGTACGTTTTTTCCTAATGAGGGACCCTATATAATTAACGAAGGAGATACGAGCGGCGTCATCATCGGCGGAAATTTGTGTACGCTCAATCTGCTGCAGGGAACCATGTTTATGCCTGATTTGGCGGGGGCGATTCTTTTTGTAGAAGATGATTATGAATCCTCACCGGCTACGTTCGATAGAGACCTGCAGTCGCTTATTCACCAGGCTGATTTTAACAAAGTGAAAGGACTAGTTATTGGGAGATTTCAACAGGCATCGCAAATGACCAGAGATCTATTAACAAAAATAATAAAAACGAAAAAAGAGCTGGTCTCTATTCCGGTCATTGCGGATGTGGACTTTGGCCACACAACACCGATGCTGACGTTTCCTATAGGCGGGCAGGCGAAGCTTAAAGCGGATGAAGGAAGGATAGATCTAATCATTTCTGAATCTATTCGCTAA
- a CDS encoding GNAT family N-acetyltransferase, translating to MISIRKIGKEDLPGLNGLYEELTGHKSNEAKLASVFESHQNNNNYILLGAFQDDMLAGSLMGIICQDFVGECKSFMVIENVVVSSRFRRQGVGRILMQEIERAARERDCTYIIFVSGGQRTEAHKFYEELGYKEENAVGFRKHF from the coding sequence ATGATTTCCATTAGAAAGATCGGCAAAGAAGATTTACCCGGGCTAAACGGCTTGTATGAGGAACTGACTGGGCACAAGAGCAATGAGGCCAAGCTGGCCAGCGTGTTCGAATCGCATCAAAATAATAACAACTACATACTGCTGGGCGCTTTTCAAGACGATATGCTGGCTGGTTCGCTGATGGGGATCATCTGCCAGGATTTTGTGGGAGAATGCAAGTCTTTTATGGTCATTGAGAACGTCGTTGTTTCGAGCCGTTTCAGAAGACAAGGTGTCGGTAGAATATTAATGCAGGAAATCGAGCGGGCGGCCAGGGAAAGAGATTGCACTTATATCATTTTTGTATCAGGCGGGCAGCGGACGGAAGCGCATAAGTTCTACGAAGAGTTAGGCTATAAGGAAGAGAATGCGGTGGGGTTTCGCAAGCATTTTTAA
- a CDS encoding methionine ABC transporter permease, which yields MDSTWDILQLELPSAIWETLIMIGISLAASLVFGLLIGLILYLSASPLFFPKRTLNAVMGVLVNVIRSVPFVILLVLLIPLTKLIVNTTIGPVAASVPLAFASVAFFARLVEGAFSEVDKGVLEAAIATGAGLGLILRKVLFVEAMPGLIRATTVTVISLIGYSAMAGLVGGGGIGDLAIQYGYYRYETGVMIATVLLLIVIVQGAQFVGDWCARVFTRK from the coding sequence ATGGATAGCACCTGGGATATTTTGCAATTAGAGCTGCCCTCCGCGATTTGGGAAACGCTGATTATGATTGGCATTTCCTTAGCCGCTTCACTTGTGTTCGGATTGCTAATCGGTCTCATTCTGTATTTGTCTGCCAGCCCTCTGTTCTTTCCCAAACGGACGCTTAATGCGGTGATGGGCGTGCTGGTGAATGTAATCCGCTCCGTCCCTTTCGTCATTTTGCTCGTTCTTCTCATTCCATTGACCAAGTTGATCGTCAACACGACCATCGGGCCGGTGGCCGCTTCGGTTCCGCTCGCTTTTGCTTCCGTCGCGTTCTTCGCCCGGCTGGTGGAAGGGGCGTTCAGTGAAGTGGATAAAGGCGTGCTCGAAGCGGCTATTGCCACCGGAGCGGGCTTAGGTCTGATTTTGCGGAAGGTGCTGTTTGTGGAGGCGATGCCCGGCCTGATCCGGGCAACGACCGTGACGGTCATCAGTCTGATCGGTTATTCCGCGATGGCTGGCCTCGTCGGCGGCGGCGGGATCGGCGATTTGGCGATCCAGTATGGATATTACCGCTATGAGACGGGCGTGATGATCGCAACAGTCCTTCTGCTGATTGTCATTGTCCAGGGAGCGCAATTCGTCGGCGATTGGTGCGCCCGGGTATTTACCAGAAAGTAG
- a CDS encoding methionine ABC transporter ATP-binding protein translates to MIVLDKVNVIFKQKGRRMHAVKEASITVGKGEIFGIVGPSGAGKSTLVRVINLLQPPASGQVIVGGQDITRFKGAALRNVRLKIGMIFQHFNLISGATVYDNIAFALKANNYPKEKIRARVLELLEQVNLSDKAQVYPANLSGGQKQRVAIARALANDPEILLCDEATSALDLENTEEIIRILRRINRDNPITIVFITHEMDVARKLFDRIAVMAEGEIVEVGDTYQIFTEPQHPMTQSLVSRVLNIEVPEHLELKGQEEMLKITYTGERAYEPLISKVSKEFDVLVDILHGKIEYIQGKPLGILLIKLSGDAAEIARARDYISGQVFKIERISAAKEGGELNG, encoded by the coding sequence GTGATTGTTCTAGATAAAGTGAACGTGATCTTTAAGCAAAAGGGCCGGAGAATGCACGCGGTCAAAGAAGCGTCCATAACCGTAGGCAAAGGCGAAATCTTCGGGATTGTCGGGCCGAGCGGAGCCGGGAAGAGCACTTTGGTTAGGGTAATCAATCTCCTGCAGCCGCCCGCTTCCGGCCAAGTCATTGTAGGCGGTCAGGATATTACCCGGTTCAAAGGCGCCGCGCTGCGCAATGTTAGATTGAAAATAGGCATGATCTTTCAACACTTCAACTTGATCAGCGGAGCGACGGTGTACGACAACATTGCGTTCGCGCTCAAAGCGAACAATTATCCCAAGGAGAAGATTCGCGCCCGGGTGCTTGAACTGCTTGAGCAGGTCAATCTGTCGGACAAGGCCCAGGTGTATCCGGCCAATTTGAGCGGCGGGCAGAAGCAGCGGGTGGCGATTGCCCGTGCGCTCGCGAACGATCCGGAAATTCTGCTGTGCGACGAGGCGACCTCGGCGCTCGACCTGGAGAATACGGAAGAGATCATCCGGATTTTACGGCGCATCAACCGGGACAATCCGATTACGATTGTGTTTATTACGCATGAGATGGACGTGGCCCGGAAGCTATTTGACCGCATTGCGGTGATGGCGGAAGGTGAAATCGTAGAGGTCGGCGATACGTACCAAATCTTCACGGAACCTCAGCATCCTATGACCCAGTCTTTGGTTTCCCGGGTGCTGAATATTGAAGTGCCGGAGCATTTGGAACTAAAGGGTCAAGAGGAAATGCTGAAGATCACCTACACCGGCGAGCGGGCTTATGAACCGCTTATCAGTAAGGTGTCGAAGGAATTTGACGTGCTGGTCGATATTCTCCACGGCAAGATCGAATATATTCAAGGCAAACCGCTAGGTATTCTGCTTATCAAGCTGAGCGGGGACGCAGCGGAAATTGCCAGGGCCCGGGATTATATCTCCGGACAGGTGTTTAAAATTGAACGGATTTCCGCCGCAAAAGAAGGGGGAGAGCTGAATGGATAG
- a CDS encoding MetQ/NlpA family ABC transporter substrate-binding protein, producing the protein MNKIKKGLVITLVVSLMGLLLAACGGNEKAADGGASAETKKDIKIGVSPGPYGDMITKAIAPYMEKQGYKIEVVQFSDYVQPDQALGSGEIDANLMQHTVYLTKFAADNKLDIGKVISVPTAGMGVYSNSVKNMADLPHGAKVAIAVDASNLARSLRFLKALGLIDLKADVDPTKATVHDVSENPHNLEFVTMDAAQISRSLDSVAIGLIPGNFAIAAKLDLASALAVEKLTEDYKNVVAVRTPDIDGQLGKDLKAAVESEEFHQAIEDADGIFKAFDKPEWYTTKYSK; encoded by the coding sequence ATGAACAAGATAAAAAAAGGGTTGGTCATTACACTGGTTGTTTCCCTGATGGGACTTCTGCTCGCCGCTTGCGGCGGCAATGAGAAAGCTGCGGATGGGGGCGCATCGGCGGAGACGAAGAAGGACATCAAGATTGGCGTGTCTCCCGGCCCTTATGGCGATATGATCACCAAAGCGATTGCTCCTTATATGGAAAAGCAGGGCTACAAGATTGAAGTCGTTCAATTTTCGGACTATGTGCAGCCGGACCAAGCGCTGGGCAGCGGAGAAATCGACGCCAATCTGATGCAGCACACGGTATATCTGACGAAATTCGCTGCGGACAACAAGCTGGACATCGGCAAGGTGATCTCGGTTCCGACAGCGGGCATGGGCGTATACTCCAACTCGGTAAAAAATATGGCGGACCTTCCGCACGGTGCCAAGGTAGCGATTGCCGTCGACGCTTCCAATCTGGCGCGCTCGCTGCGCTTCCTAAAGGCGCTCGGTTTGATTGACCTGAAAGCCGACGTGGACCCGACCAAAGCCACTGTGCATGACGTATCGGAAAATCCGCATAACCTGGAGTTTGTAACGATGGATGCAGCCCAAATCTCGCGCAGCCTGGACAGCGTGGCTATCGGTCTGATTCCCGGAAACTTTGCCATTGCGGCAAAGCTTGACCTCGCAAGCGCGCTCGCTGTCGAGAAGCTGACGGAGGATTACAAGAACGTCGTTGCGGTGCGGACTCCGGATATTGACGGCCAGCTGGGCAAGGATCTGAAAGCGGCGGTCGAGTCGGAAGAGTTCCATCAAGCGATTGAAGATGCGGACGGAATTTTCAAAGCTTTTGACAAACCGGAATGGTATACAACTAAATACAGCAAGTAA
- a CDS encoding FAD-binding oxidoreductase, giving the protein MQELYSIISDPGRIKTEGIAEKYVTDNLGRLQGTCDALVFPVSTEEVSEVMKWAYANSVQVTPRGAGTNLVGSTVPEHGGIVLDLSLMNRIVELDEDTLTVTAQPGVLLADLQAYVEARGLFYPPDPGEKQATIGGNISTNAGGMRAVKYGVTRDYVRGLTAVLPSGEVIYTGGKVVKDSSGLSLKHLLIGSEGTLGIITECVLKLIPKPAFVMGALVPFDSLKTGIDAVIRLIHENVGPTAIEFMERKVVALGERFMGVTFPYPEASAYILLSFDGNSESEVRSNAERARQTAVRNGALDFLLLEDKAILDEVWKVRGALVKAVEAVSEQEPVDIVVPINKTADFIAYANEVEQESGVQLISFGHAGDGNVHLCVVRGERDAEAWRNDLKAVMSRIYGKSHELGGLTSGEHGIGLSKKPYFQKATDPAVIAAMKQIKNALDDRHILNTGKIF; this is encoded by the coding sequence TTGCAGGAACTGTACAGCATTATTTCCGATCCGGGACGGATCAAGACGGAAGGAATCGCGGAAAAGTACGTTACGGATAATCTGGGACGCCTGCAGGGAACCTGCGACGCTCTGGTGTTTCCGGTCAGTACTGAAGAGGTCAGCGAAGTGATGAAATGGGCGTATGCGAACTCTGTTCAAGTGACGCCGCGCGGGGCGGGGACGAATCTCGTTGGTTCTACCGTTCCTGAGCATGGGGGGATCGTGCTAGACCTGTCCCTGATGAACCGGATTGTGGAACTGGACGAAGACACGCTGACGGTTACGGCCCAGCCGGGTGTCCTGCTTGCCGATCTGCAAGCCTATGTGGAGGCCCGAGGGCTGTTCTATCCGCCCGATCCCGGGGAGAAGCAGGCGACGATCGGCGGCAACATCAGCACCAACGCTGGCGGGATGCGAGCCGTCAAGTATGGCGTGACGCGGGATTATGTGCGCGGGCTGACAGCGGTTCTGCCAAGCGGCGAGGTGATTTACACCGGTGGCAAGGTGGTGAAGGACAGCTCGGGGCTGTCGCTCAAACATCTGCTTATCGGTTCGGAAGGCACGCTTGGCATCATCACCGAATGCGTATTGAAGCTTATTCCGAAGCCTGCGTTCGTAATGGGGGCGCTTGTGCCTTTTGACAGCTTGAAGACGGGGATTGACGCCGTGATCCGGCTCATTCACGAGAACGTGGGGCCAACCGCTATCGAGTTCATGGAACGCAAGGTGGTTGCCTTGGGCGAGCGGTTTATGGGAGTCACTTTTCCATATCCGGAGGCGTCGGCGTATATTCTGCTGTCCTTCGACGGCAACAGCGAAAGCGAGGTCCGCTCCAATGCGGAGCGCGCGCGTCAGACTGCCGTTCGGAATGGAGCGCTCGATTTTCTGCTGCTGGAGGATAAAGCGATCCTTGACGAGGTCTGGAAGGTTCGCGGAGCGCTCGTCAAGGCGGTAGAAGCGGTGTCCGAGCAGGAGCCGGTAGATATCGTCGTGCCGATCAACAAGACGGCGGATTTTATCGCTTACGCCAATGAAGTGGAGCAGGAAAGCGGCGTGCAGCTGATCAGCTTCGGCCATGCCGGAGACGGGAATGTGCATTTATGCGTCGTTCGCGGGGAGCGGGATGCAGAGGCTTGGCGGAACGATTTAAAAGCCGTCATGAGCCGCATCTACGGAAAAAGCCATGAGCTTGGCGGGTTAACGTCGGGCGAGCATGGAATCGGGCTGAGCAAGAAGCCTTATTTCCAGAAAGCGACGGACCCGGCGGTGATCGCCGCCATGAAGCAGATCAAGAATGCGCTTGATGACCGCCACATTTTGAATACGGGCAAGATTTTTTAA
- a CDS encoding GNAT family N-acetyltransferase, translating into MENTELVQVAPEHPDLALLIAQLDRYLFELYPPEEVYLVDFEDPYVNEIYFIVAYLDSRPVGCGAIKKLDEEYVELKRFFVEPEYRNKGIAWRIVERLEEEAARQGYQGIKLETGDQQTEAIGFYKKNGYGEIDRFGEYADCPSSLCFEKRL; encoded by the coding sequence ATGGAAAATACCGAACTGGTGCAGGTGGCGCCGGAGCATCCGGACCTGGCCCTGCTGATTGCACAGCTTGACCGCTATCTGTTTGAGCTCTACCCGCCGGAGGAAGTTTATCTCGTTGATTTCGAAGATCCTTACGTAAATGAAATTTATTTCATTGTTGCTTACCTGGACTCCCGTCCTGTCGGATGCGGAGCGATTAAGAAGCTGGACGAGGAGTACGTGGAGCTGAAGCGGTTCTTCGTGGAGCCGGAGTACCGGAACAAGGGAATCGCCTGGAGGATTGTGGAACGACTGGAAGAAGAGGCGGCCAGGCAGGGATATCAGGGAATCAAGCTGGAAACGGGGGATCAGCAGACGGAGGCCATCGGTTTCTATAAGAAGAACGGCTACGGCGAGATTGACCGGTTCGGAGAATACGCGGATTGCCCGTCCAGCCTGTGTTTTGAGAAGAGACTGTAA
- a CDS encoding HAD family hydrolase produces MTKFAEREGDHLNFSHILFDLDGTLTDPKIGITKSVQYALAKFGIIEDNLDRLEPFIGPPLAYSFQEFYDFSEEDAWHAVQYYREYFADKGIFENELYAGIPELLSMLTQRQAVLIVATSKPLVFAERILKHFKLEHFFHAVVGSNLDGTLSDKSEIIRHIIEKENLNTASTVMIGDRKHDIIGAHTNGISSIGILYGYGSEAEMEAIGPTYCIRTVQELYEAFALAGKGSGLL; encoded by the coding sequence TTGACTAAATTCGCCGAACGGGAAGGTGATCATTTGAATTTTTCGCATATTTTGTTTGATCTGGACGGAACGCTGACGGACCCGAAGATTGGCATAACCAAGTCCGTGCAGTACGCGCTTGCCAAGTTTGGGATTATCGAAGACAATTTGGATCGTTTGGAGCCGTTCATCGGGCCGCCGCTGGCTTATTCGTTTCAGGAGTTTTACGATTTTTCAGAGGAGGATGCCTGGCATGCCGTGCAGTATTACCGGGAGTATTTTGCGGACAAGGGCATTTTCGAAAATGAGCTGTACGCTGGCATTCCCGAGCTATTGAGCATGCTCACTCAGCGGCAGGCCGTTCTGATCGTAGCGACTTCGAAGCCGCTTGTGTTCGCTGAGAGGATATTGAAGCATTTTAAGCTGGAGCACTTTTTTCATGCGGTGGTCGGGAGCAACCTGGACGGAACGCTGTCGGATAAGAGTGAGATCATTCGGCATATCATTGAAAAAGAGAACCTGAACACAGCCAGCACCGTCATGATCGGTGACCGGAAGCATGACATTATCGGAGCGCATACCAACGGAATATCGTCGATTGGCATCTTGTACGGGTACGGCAGCGAAGCTGAGATGGAGGCTATTGGGCCGACGTATTGCATACGTACTGTGCAGGAACTATACGAAGCGTTTGCCTTAGCAGGGAAGGGGTCAGGCTTATTATGA
- a CDS encoding GNAT family N-acetyltransferase, giving the protein MSKDLQPVIYREYIPTGEEFIRLVESAGWQGITKKGSGQLEAALRQSWLVVSAFKEDRLVGMGRVISDGIFQAFICDLIILPDDQSKGIGTGILSRLLKKCKEQDILMVQLFAAAHKSGFYKKFGFEERPEAAPGMRWVSRDSV; this is encoded by the coding sequence ATGTCCAAGGATTTGCAGCCTGTTATATACCGCGAGTACATACCGACAGGGGAAGAATTTATCCGGTTAGTGGAAAGCGCTGGCTGGCAGGGGATAACGAAGAAGGGAAGCGGTCAGCTGGAAGCGGCTCTGCGCCAGAGTTGGCTCGTTGTTTCGGCATTTAAGGAGGATCGGCTGGTTGGAATGGGCCGGGTGATTTCGGATGGCATTTTTCAAGCGTTCATCTGTGATTTGATTATATTACCGGACGACCAGAGTAAGGGCATTGGTACAGGTATTCTAAGCAGATTGCTGAAAAAATGCAAAGAACAGGATATCCTGATGGTTCAATTGTTTGCGGCGGCGCATAAGTCCGGATTTTACAAAAAGTTTGGGTTTGAGGAACGCCCGGAGGCGGCGCCGGGGATGAGATGGGTCAGCAGAGACAGCGTATAG